Proteins from one Fragaria vesca subsp. vesca linkage group LG6, FraVesHawaii_1.0, whole genome shotgun sequence genomic window:
- the LOC101298917 gene encoding cleavage stimulation factor subunit 2-like, giving the protein MASSCRIFVGNIPYNATEGQVKALCEEVGPVVSFRIVTDKDTGKPMGFGFCEYRDESTAFSALRNLQDCELNGRRLKVNFAANEKSNHHPIGLQAAVDAAATMGLASDALTVYLSKMSRNQLAQMVSEMKGIAVGNKEMAQELLLARPQLNRALLQAQIMLGMVTPQMMEKANMGPLPNV; this is encoded by the coding sequence ATGGCTTCTTCTTGCCGGATTTTCGTAGGGAACATACCTTACAACGCGACCGAGGGGCAGGTCAAGGCTCTCTGCGAGGAGGTCGGCCCTGTTGTCTCTTTTCGAATCGTTACCGACAAAGACACCGGGAAGCCCATGGGTTTCGGGTTCTGCGAGTACAGGGACGAATCCACGGCGTTTAGTGCCCTGCGCAATCTTCAGGACTGCGAACTCAATGGCCGCCGTTTGAAGGTCAATTTCGCTGCTAATGAGAAATCCAATCATCACCCCATTGGTCTGCAGGCGGCTGTTGATGCGGCTGCCACGATGGGGTTGGCTAGTGATGCTTTGACTGTGTATCTCTCCAAAATGTCGAGGAATCAGTTGGCCCAGATGGTCTCAGAGATGAAGGGAATTGCGGTAGGGAACAAGGAGATGGCTCAGGAGTTGTTGCTTGCGAGGCCACAGCTGAACAGGGCTCTGCTTCAAGCACAGATCATGCTTGGAATGGTCACACCTCAAATGATGGAGAAGGCTAATATGGGGCCGCTTCCTAATGTCTAA
- the LOC101298628 gene encoding transcription factor bHLH48-like — protein MDPIAGTVPGSALPGPDHEEPGLDTLQFREEIQRLMTVPQQENASSFTALLELPPTQAMELLHLSPEPPVSVGPLLKSSCVNPFNSSLMFPRDVELIQRAAKFSIFGGEQSPEAVAAPSNSGVNMEKVKSEPAETDSNPNSSSMETKNNQRSSAKRKEREKKGKVSTKKSKTEVKEDADKVPYVHVRARRGQATDSHSLAERARREKINARMKLLQELVPGCNKISGTALVLDEIINHVQSLQRQVEFLSMRLATVDPRIDSNLDQLLATESLSLMQSNFSNMAPPLMWPEFPINGSRQQYQQQWHFDALHQPGWGREEDNHTFITPEASLMSCNSSANSASLHTGHVKTEL, from the exons ATGGACCCAATCGCCGGAACCGTACCCGGATCCGCTTTACCCGGACCCGACCACGAAGAACCCGGACTCGACACCCTCCAATTCCGCGAGGAAATCCAGCGGCTCATGACGGTGCCGCAGCAGGAGAACGCCAGCTCCTTCACGGCGCTTCTTGAGCTCCCGCCGACCCAAGCCATGGAGCTCCTCCACCTCTCGCCGGAGCCTCCGGTTTCCGTTGGGCCGCTGCTCAAGTCCTCCTGTGTCAATCCTTTCAATTCCAGCCTCATGTTCCCCAGAGACGTCGAGCTAATCCAACGCGCCGCCAAGTTCTCGATCTTCGGCGGCGAGCAGTCGCCGGAAGCGGTCGCCGCGCCGTCGAACTCCGGCGTCAATATGGAGAAGGTGAAGAGCGAGCCTGCCGAGACCGATTCGAACCCTAACTCGTCGTCGATGGAGACCAAGAACAACCAGAGGTCGTCGGCCAAAAGAAAGGAACGAGAGAAGAAG GGCAAGGTGTCAACGAAGAAGAGCAAAACGGAAGTCAAAGAAGACGCCGACAAGGTTCCCTATGTTCACGTTCGAGCTCGCCGTGGCCAAGCTACCGATAGCCATAGCTTAGCAGAGCGA GCGAGGAGAGAGAAAATTAATGCGAGGATGAAGTTGCTACAAGAGCTGGTCCCAGGATGCAATAAG ATTTCAGGTACCGCCTTAGTTCTGGATGAAATCATCAACCATGTGCAGTCCCTACAACGTCAAGTTGAG TTCTTATCAATGAGACTTGCGACAGTCGACCCAAGAATTGATAGCAACCTTGATCAATTATTGGCCACTGAA AGCCTATCTCTAATGCAAAGTAACTTCTCCAATATGGCGCCACCCCTTATGTGGCCAGAATTTCCCATCAATGGGAGCAGACAACAGTATCAACAGCAGTGGCACTTTGATGCTCTTCATCAGCCAGGTTGGGGAAGGGAAGAAGATAATCATACTTTCATTACTCCAGAGGCCTCACTCATGAGTTGCAACTCTTCAGCAAATTCAG CATCTCTGCACACAGGTCACGTGAAGACGGAGCTGTGA